From the Pleurodeles waltl isolate 20211129_DDA chromosome 6, aPleWal1.hap1.20221129, whole genome shotgun sequence genome, the window TACCTTCTCCTGTTAatcgttgactttatgcttgtttttGACTATGTACAATGCTTCACTGATTTAATGCTAGGTTCATGCATACAAATGCAATACACATGTTCATACATATTTTAAATTGCTTTGTCAAATAGATTTTGTAAGTAAATACATCAATGTATTACTAAAAAACCTGAATATGCAGTTAGTATACCTGGTGTGTTGGGACTTGGTGAGGATGCTGAGAAAATTGTTCCAATGAATAGTAACACAAATTTTGTGCAATGTGTTCCTTAATTCAGTTATGAGTTCTAAGCAAGAGATTTATTTCATACCATTAATATTCACTGTCTAAATTATCTTTCAACCCAACAGAATTAAGAGCCACAATCAAAAGTGAGAagagtgatgatgatgataaatGCACAGAAGAACTCAGACTGCAGCCTCCAAAGATatttcacaaaaaaaagaaaaaacaggttttccaTGCTCTGGACCTAAGCCTAAGGTCAAAACATTGGGACAGTGGCACGGCCTGTCACACAGTGTCGGAAAAAGATGCCAAAAGCACAAGCAGCTCTCTTGAAGGAAATCAAATGTGTGCTAAATATGTCAAACATTACAGCCAAAGTTCAACAAATGATATGTCCTGTAAAAGCCCACTTGAAGAGAAATCTAACgataaaagtggaaaaagcatcaacGGGCCATTCGCTATTTGGAAAAATAATAGTGCACATTTCAGAGATCAAATGCATAATTATGGATATTTCTATGGAGACTCAACTCAATTGTTACATCCTATGTTCTACCAAAgaaaccacacagaggaacagcTGTATATATGCTGTGAATGTGGAGAAAGCTTTAGTTCTAAATCGACACACATAACCTGTCCAACACCACACTCAGAAAAGAGTGTAGCAACGAATGAGGTGTACCATGACCATGGATCTCCCTTCTACTACATGCGTGAGCCCATGAAGCAAAGACTCATTTGTAGGTGGATTGAGCCTGAGCAGCCGGTCAGCTCTAACAGAACCTGCAGAAACTCTTTCAGTTCCCTGGAAGAGTTAGTCACACACGTCATTGAAGAGCACATCAGGGGACCTGATGCAGCCAGCTTCGTTTGCTTCTGGAATGAATGTGTGCGAAATGGGAAGCCTTTCAAAGCCAGATATAAGCTTGTGAACCACATCCGCGTCCACACAGGTGAAAAACCATTCCACTGCCTCTTCCCTGGCTGCCGGAAAGTTTTTGCCAGACAAGAGAACCTAAAGATACACAAAAGAACACACACAGGTGAAAAACCCTTTAAATGCGATTTCACAGACTGCGGCAGGCAGTTTGCAAACTCCAGCGACCGCAAAAAGCACATGCATGTGCATACATTAAGCAAGCCATATGTGTGCAAAATGTGTGATAAATGCTATACTCATCCAAGTTCCCTCAGAAAACACATGCTTTCCCACAGCTTATCACCGGATAGATGTCCACGTTCCCTGCATACAGACAGGGACGAAGAGACTTCAACTCCTGAGCCGGAATAGCAACGTTAAAACTTTAAAAGCATGTATTTAAGCGATCCACTGACATGAAACAGTTGCTGGGGTCCCTCGATTTTTGACAGTCCAGTTTAGTGTTTGGAGAGTCTAATTAAAAAAGAAATTCTGAAAGGTTCAGAATATTAGCCACGTTGTGTTCCAGGATTCCTTCTCTAGTCCTACCTGTTTAGAGTTCATAGTGCAAATTATTAGAAAAGGACTGTCATGGTACGGGGAGAACTTAGGACGCTCAGCTTAGAGAGAGTAAGACAAATCCGAAACATTAGACTGTAAAGACTGTGGAGAATCACTTGTTAGGTAAACACCCATAAATCGGATGGAATTAACCCATTCTTCACAGGTACATTGTGTCCCCCTAGGGTCACTTATCCATGTTGGGTCTGCTTAATTCAAACATAGTTGGGGGGAAAAAAATATTCCATTCTTGTTTGAGCTGGTTATTTACCTACCCaagtttgtaaatatgttttgattTTAGGGTTTGAGACCAGAGACATGCATATGTTAAAACAGTTGCAGCATAtatttgtgtttactttttttaCTGTCTTACATTATgccataaaaacaacaataaatataaaaatatacgaACCATGATATCTCCAGGCTTTGTAATCAAAATCGCACACGACAGTGTAAAAAAAACAAGAATTCGTGAAAGATCTAATGCCGAGTGCAAGTTTTCTATCGAAACTCAAAAAAACAGAAGCAAATAGGATTACTAAATCAAGAACACCTGTAAAAAATATCGTCCCGCGAACGTGTTTACAGGGGGATTTTAATGTGAGCTATGATGCAATGAGAATGGAGATCAGCATCAAAATATTTATAATTCTGTGATTAGGCAAAACCAAATAGTACTGTGATCCATTTCTTGCAAATGTATGGGTGCCAGGCCTTAAAGGTACCGTGAAGCCTCAGTCAGCCAGATGCTAGCCCACCCCCAGATTTTAAGTCTAGTtcatattcaccactccagagtaaACAGCAAATAATGAGACATCGAACTGTGCTCCTTACTCGTAGTTATGCGGAGCCCAGCGCTTCCATTCCAGACGGACTGAGCGGATGAGCCAAATGTCGTGCTAGTAAAGCCAGTTTAAATGGCTAATGCCAGGTTAGCCATGTATAGGAAGAGCACAAAAGttaaagcttttgcaatgcaatcggtctcacacttgtgagagttaaagctattggttTTGTAAATAACAAGGTCTTTTACCCAtgtattggtttggagtggagttgaTGTATGTagcttggagtggaattatgtgatttgaattgttagttgtgggattgtgtggtgtgtgtagtctatttgtgtagtggaaatatgtggca encodes:
- the LOC138301137 gene encoding zinc finger protein ZIC 2-A-like, with the protein product MSARSSDEMPDALIDVVVKKEPEEESSSKFEQRAAQETEENYESQKFPVITSVFSLGVEEDCRLPVKEKPVSKTNCSELRATIKSEKSDDDDKCTEELRLQPPKIFHKKKKKQVFHALDLSLRSKHWDSGTACHTVSEKDAKSTSSSLEGNQMCAKYVKHYSQSSTNDMSCKSPLEEKSNDKSGKSINGPFAIWKNNSAHFRDQMHNYGYFYGDSTQLLHPMFYQRNHTEEQLYICCECGESFSSKSTHITCPTPHSEKSVATNEVYHDHGSPFYYMREPMKQRLICRWIEPEQPVSSNRTCRNSFSSLEELVTHVIEEHIRGPDAASFVCFWNECVRNGKPFKARYKLVNHIRVHTGEKPFHCLFPGCRKVFARQENLKIHKRTHTGEKPFKCDFTDCGRQFANSSDRKKHMHVHTLSKPYVCKMCDKCYTHPSSLRKHMLSHSLSPDRCPRSLHTDRDEETSTPEPE